From Scatophagus argus isolate fScaArg1 chromosome 2, fScaArg1.pri, whole genome shotgun sequence, a single genomic window includes:
- the strn gene encoding striatin isoform X3 — protein MLEYALKQERAKYHKLKYGTELNQGEIRPPSYDSDEGNDSEAPSPPNSSHQLSWKQGRQLLRQYLQEVGYTDTILDVKSQRVRALLGLTGDSGEKPSEKKAEPMVNGTEPSSLKDSGMVSKPDASDSATVLEAFKFIESAAAEFSDEDEDEDSEGREKTILDLAAMVRKKQSSTPSSTTSDLSDDPDTEEALKGFDFLASPDELDGSPESRSGEDSGEWEKEEQSPLGELAWDVDQGLIAQLKEQYRKERKGKKGVKRPNRSKLQDMLANLRDAEDLPSMQSPVAPPSRPTVPRLNEHELGRPEDEAMTFLPSSGKSFILGRVDEAVSNELGLGELAGLTVANEADSLAYDITNNKDALRKTWNPKFTLRSHFDSVRSLAFHPVEPVLVTASEDHTLKLWNLQKTAPAKKCAALDVEPIYTFRAHSGAVLCVTMSSSGEQCFSGGVDGTIQSWNTPNPNVDPYDSYEPSVLRGALCGHTDSVWGLVYSSAHRRLLSCSADGTVRLWNAADTSPSLAVFNERGELGVPTSVDLVSSEPAHMVTSFTTGHIGLFNMETQQLVLKLDSAGPPEAPCKINKVLSHPTLPVTITAQEDRHIQFFDNNTGKLIHSMVAHLDSVTSLAVDPNGLYLMSGSHDCSIRLWNMESKTCIQEFTAHRKKFEESIHDVAFHPTKCYIGSAGADALAKVFV, from the exons GGCAAAATACCACAAGCTGAAATATGGGACGGAACTGAACCAGGGGGAGATCAGACCTCCGAGTTATGACTCAG acGAGGGGAACGACAGCGAGGCTCCCAGTCCTCCAAACAGCAGCCATCAGCTCAGCTGGAAACAAGGACGCCAGCTGCTCAGACA GTACCTGCAGGAGGTCGGATACACCGACACCATCCTGGATGTGAAGTCTCAGAGGGTGAGAGCTCTGCTCGGTCTGACCGGAGACTCGGGGGAGAAGCCTTCAGAGAAGAAAGCCGAGCCGATGGTGAACGGGACCGAGCCGTCCTCGCTGAAGGACAGCGGCATGGTCAG TAAACCCGACGCGTCCGACTCGGCCACCGTGCTGGAGGCCTTTAAGTTCATTGAGAGCGCTGCAGCCGAGTTCAGTGACGAGGACGAAGACGAGGACAGcgaaggaagagagaagaccATCTTAGACCTGGCTGCA ATGGTGAGGAAGAAACAGTCGTCTACGCCCTCTTCCacgacctctgacctcagcgATGACCCCGACACGGAGGAGGCTCTGAAGGGGTTCGACTTCCTGGCGAGTCCGGACGAGCTGGACGGATCACCTGAGTCGAGGAGCGGGGAGGACAGCGGAGAGTGGG AGAAGGAAGAGCAGTCTCCTCTGGGTGAACTGGCCTGGGACGTGGACCAGGGACTGATAGCCCAGCTCAAGGAGCAGTACAGGAAGGAACGCAAGGGCAAGAAGGGGGTGAAGA gACCAAACCGGTCTAAGCTCCAGGACATGCTGGCTAACCTGCGGGATGCCGAGGACCTTCCCTCCATGCAGTCGCCCGTGGCGCCCCCCTCGCGTCCCACTGTGCCCAGACTCAATGAGCACGAACTGGGACGGCCTGAAGACG AGGCCATGACATTCCTGCCGTCATCTGGGAAGTCGTTCATCCTGGGCAGAGTGGACGAGGCGGTTTCAAACGAGCTCGGACTGGGAGAACTGGCTGGACTGACCGTCGCCAACGAGGCTGACAGCCTGGCGTACGAC atCACCAATAACAAAGACGCTCTGAGGAAGACCTGGAACCCAAAGTTCACCCTGCGGAGCCACTTTGACTCAGTCCGGAGTCTGGCCTTCCACCCGGTGGAGCCTGTCCTGGTCACGGCCTCGGAGGACCACACCCTCAAACTGTGGAACCTCCAGAAGACGGCGCCCGCTAAGAA ATGTGCTGCTTTGGATGTGGAGCCCATCTACACATTCAGAGCTCACAG TGGAGCCGTGCTGTGCGTCACCATGAGCTCCAGCGGTGAGCAGTGCTTCAGTGGGGGGGTGGACGGCACCATTCAGAGCTGGAACACCCCCAACCCCAACGTCGACCCCTACGACTCCTATG AGCCGTCTGTCCTGCGGGGGGCGCTGTGCGGTCACACGGACTCGGTGTGGGGACTGGTCTACAGCTCGGCCCACCGTCGCCTCCTCTCCTGCTCGGCCGACGGAACGGTCCGGCTGTGGAACGCCGCCGACACCTCGCCGTCTCTCGCCGTCTTCAACGAGAGGGGAG agctgggCGTCCCGACCTCGGTGGACCTGGTTAGCAGCGAGCCAGCTCACATGGTGACGTCCTTCACGACCGGACACATCGGACTCTTCAACATGGAGACGCAGCAGCTCGTCCTGAAGCTGGACTCTGCCGGGCCGCCAG AGGCTCCCTGCAAGATCAACAAAGTGCTGAGTCATCCCACGCTGCCGGTCACCATCACGGCTCAGGAGGACCGGCACATCCAGTTCTTTGACAACAACACAG GTAAACTGATCCACTCGATGGTCGCCCACCTGGACTCCGTCACCAGTCTCGCCGTGGACCCGAACGGACTGTACCTCATGTCTGGAA GTCACGACTGCTCCATCCGTCTGTGGAACATGGAGAGCAAGACGTGCATCCAGGAGTTCACGGCTCACCGCAAGAAGTTCGAGGAGTCGATCCACGACGTGGCGTTCCACCCCACCAAGTGCTACATCGGTAGCGCCGGGGCCGACGCGCTCGCCAAAGTCTTTGTATGA
- the LOC124052327 gene encoding BTB/POZ domain-containing protein 3-like, whose amino-acid sequence MAAELFPTKKPVPSASASSTSIQQYQQQNVTNNNTSSAAQGCCNWQGLYPTIRERNSVMFNNEMMADVHFVVGPPGGTQRVPGHKYVLAVGSSVFHAMFYGELAEDQDEIRIPDVEPPSFLAMLKYIYCDEIDLCADTVLATLYAAKKYIVPHLARACVNFLETSLSAKNACVLLSQSCLFEEPDLTQRCWEVIDAQAELALRSEGFCDIDSQTLESILRRETLNAKEMVVFEAALNWAEAECQRQDLTPTIENKRLVLGKAIYLIRIPTMALEDFANGAAQSGVLTLNETNDIFLWYTAANKPELLFCTKPRKGLAPQRCHRFQSCAYRSNQWRYRGRCDSIQFAVDRRVFIAGFGLYGSSCGSAEYSAKIELKRQGVPMAQRIIKYFSDGSSSTFPVWFDYPVQIEPDTFYTASVVLDGNELSYFGQEGMTEVQCGKVTFQFQCSSDSTNGTGVQGGQIPELIFYA is encoded by the exons ATGGCTGCGGAGCTGTTTCCCACCAAGAAGCCGGTCCCGTCCGCCTCAGCGAGCAGCACCTCCATCCAGCAGTACCAGCAGCAGAACGTgaccaacaacaacaccagcagCGCGGCTCAGGGCTGCTGCAACTGGCAGGGCCTGTACCCGACCATCCGAGAGAG GAATTCAGTCATGTTCAACAATGAGATGATGGCAGATGTTCACTTTGTTGTGGGGCCGCCTGGCGGGACGCAGCGAGTCCCAGGACACAAG TATGTCCTGGCCGTCGGCAGCTCGGTGTTCCACGCCATGTTTTATGGAGAACTGGCCGAGGATCAGGACGAGATCCGGATCCCTGACGTGGAGCCTCCTTCGTTCCTGGCCATGTTGAA GTATATCTACTGTGATGAGATCGACCTGTGTGCTGACACGGTGCTCGCCACCCTTTACGCCGCCAAAAAGTACATTGTGCCTCACCTGGCCCGGGCCTGCGTCAACTTCCTGGAGACGAGTCTGAGCGCCAAGAACGCCTGCGTGCTGCTGTCTCAGAGCTGCCTGTTCGAGGAGCCCGACCTGACGCAGCGCTGCTGGGAGGTGATCGACGCTCAGGCCGAACTCGCTTTGCGCTCCGAAGGCTTCTGCGACATCGACAGCCAGACACTGGAGAGCATCCTGCGGCGGGAGACGCTCAACGCCAAAGAGATGGTGGTGTTTGAGGCGGCGCTGAACTGGGCCGAGGCCGAGTGTCAGCGGCAGGACCTGACGCCGACCATCGAGAACAAGCGCCTGGTGCTGGGGAAGGCCATCTACCTGATCCGCATCCCCACCATGGCGCTGGAGGACTTTGCCAACGGAGCGGCGCAGTCCGGCGTGCTCACACTCAATGAGACCAACGACATCTTCCTGTGGTACACCGCCGCCAACAAGCCTGAACTGCTGTTCTGCACCAAACCCCGTAAAGGCCTGGCCCCGCAGCGCTGCCACCGTTTCCAGTCCTGCGCCTACAGGAGCAACCAGTGGCGGTACAGGGGCCGCTGCGACAGCATCCAGTTCGCCGTGGACAGACGCGTCTTCATCGCCGGCTTCGGCCTGTACGGCTCCAGCTGCGGTTCGGCCGAGTACAGCGCCAAGATCGAGCTGAAGCGTCAGGGCGTCCCGATGGCCCAGCGGATCATCAAGTACTTCTCGGACGGCTCCAGCAGCACCTTCCCCGTGTGGTTCGACTACCCGGTGCAGATCGAGCCCGACACCTTCTACACCGCCAGCGTGGTGCTGGACGGCAACGAGCTCAGCTACTTCGGCCAGGAGGGCATGACAGAAGTGCAGTGTGGGAAAGTGACCTTCCAGTTCCAGTGCTCCTCAGACAGCACCAACGGCACCGGAGTGCAGGGGGGCCAGATCCCCGAACTGATCTTCTACGCCTGA